atattaaaaacataacattttcaTCTAGTAGTAAGAAATTAAGGCTTATAATTTCATTACCATTCTTAGGATTGTTAAATTCCCATAGTCGAATTACTCTTCCTATAATTTTTTGTTCTCCACGTTTCATCATAATGTTTTCAAGAAACTTGTACCAAGGGACTTCGGTTTCTTCCATTTCTAAGTTGTTTTTGTTAGTAAATTAGTGGTCCTACTTTTCTTTTACAGAGGGAGAACGTAATGGAAAGTTGTGTTGCTTTTGTTATCGTAACCCTTCATGTTTTttgaattgattttataaaactgTGGAAATGGTTGGACGTACGacttgtatatttttttcttaatacggATGAGTTggattttatttatcttttcaaaatatatgggTATTGAATACTGTAAAAGCATTGTTATGTTTAGTGAATAAAACCAACGAAGACGTAAAGATAACCGAAAAAATTTTATTTGCTTTGGCgattattttctaataaaagCTTTTTTAGTTTCCTTTCTTTGCCACATATACATTtcgcttctttcttctttcttttattcAATCAATAAATTAACAGAGATCTTTGTTCGGGTCTTAAAATAgatttacatataaattatcATGTCGCTTGGTCTTTTTCCCTTTTATTGTCCAACGGTTTTGGGTAGTTAATCAAATTCCCTAATTCCAAACCGCCATGTCTCAACTTATAAATGCTTTTGATTCTCACACCTTTTTCCCAGTTTCGATCtctatttttctcaaaatgtgTGATAATAATCTTAGCGTTTTGCAAGATATTGAATCTTGGCAGGATGAAGAGCCAACTGTTGTGCCACCTTTAATGTGCGCCGAAGCCGTGCGTTTGAATCGTTTTTCCATTGTTTGCGTTCTTGTTAACCCAGAGAAACAGAGTATGAGTGCGTTGATTAATCAGATGTTTTGCATTTGGGGCTTAACTGATGAAGTCATTGGTCGGGTTATTGACTCCAGGAAGTTCCAGTTTGTGTTCCAGACAGAGGAGGCCCTAAACAGAGTTTTGGAAAAAAGTCCTTGGTATTTTGCTGATAGGTCGATCGTTTTGAAGCGTTGGGCTGCCACCTTTACTGAAGAAAGCTTAAAAGAAGGTTCAGTTCTGGGTTCAGATAAGGGGAATCCCTCCCCATTATCTATCGAGAGCAATAATTGATTTCGTTGGAGACAAACTTGGAGAAGTTGTTGACGTTGAATTTGACGACTCAACAAACCTTACGGATTATGTTTGGTGTTGGTGAGATTTACATGCTGTCTTTTCGTTATGATCGTCTAATGAGTTTCTGCAACAAGTGTGGAATGTTGACACATGATGTGAAGGAATGTCTTTTGCATACTGATGAAGATGCATGCAAATGTAAATTAAGAGATGTGCTTTGTGGAGATATGTGGAATATTACTTCGCTGTATTGAATCTTAGATCCTACAAATATACTCTCTGAAATTCTAGATAGGAAACATTACCAGAGGAGATCAATGAGTTATTGAGAAAGAAGATATGTTCTCTAGCCTCCTCAAATGAAGCCTTGAATGAAGAATCCGGCTAGGAAGACAGAGGAGAGGGAACCACCGTACCATCCCAGATCTAACCTCCGCCGTCGCAAAAGAATCACTCTAGAAACCGAAGATGACAAGCTTCCGCCCCGATGACAGACAAGCGAGATTCCGACAGTGCCCTTGCCGTCCTCTAACGGAGACCAACCGTCGTCTCCCCGACGAGTCACCAGAGCATGTCGCTCTCGCATGGACCTAGACACTACCTATCACCACCGACAATAGCTATTCCGTCTGTTGTAGCGCCTCGCATGGGAGGGAGAGAACACTACCATCGCCGGCTAGGTCACCGAACAAATTGCAGCGCCTCCACCCTCGATGAAACCGAGAAAGTGAGTTGGGAGAGAAAGTTTGTGTGCACGTTTATTACAACCGCCACTCAAAGGCCTCAATATTAGAGATCCTCAATTAGGTTTAACGGTTGTTAAAACGGATAATGATATTCCATAATGAAAAAGAATCCACAGAGAGACGGAGAAATTTGAAGAagagatgataaaaaaaactgaaaggaAAGAAGAACAATGGTCATTTGATTTTAAGCACAAAAACAAACGATGTATAAATTCGTTAAAAGAGTGTAATTTTGAAAAGTTGTAACGTTTGAGAAGTGACgattcaaaaagaaagaaaactaaagAGATGTCGTTTGCGTATTGGTGACATCTTACactaaataaaactaaaattttatccGTTATATGACATAACTGAAACAATTTTAACCATACAAGTTCAGttttattttcctataaaaaatgCTGATGTCAACGTACACAGAATGTTGGattgctattatatatagatcaTCTAGATTGATTGGTTTATGTTACACTGAACAAGATCTAGATTAATTTATGTTTGGACAGTGTTATGTTACAATGAACAAGATCTAGATTGATTGGTTTATGCTTTAACAGTGCTATGTTACAATGAACAAGATCTAGATTGATTGGTTTATGTTACAATGAAGAAGATCTAGACTGGTTTATGTTTGAACACATGTAATGAAATAGAGGATGTACTCTTGCTATATCTTTACAAGCATTTTATGGATTTGAGGTTTTTAACACAAGAAAGGAAACTGAGGAACCGTTCAAACTTCATAGCCAGGGTTCACAGTCTGCTGCACATCTCCATAGCTCTCAAGCTCAGTCACATCCTCTACGCTCCCAAGAAACAGAGGCAACCTCTGGTGAAGCTTCACTGGCTGTATCGAAAGTATCTCTCTCTTTCCGTCAGAGGCTTTGCCACCAGCTTGTTCCACTAGATAAGCCAAAGGGTTTCCTTCGTAGACTAAACGGAGATGGTCTCTTGGATTCATAGCCACTCCTCCGTATAACAGTGTCCTGTGAAGATCAGCCACCAGAGAACAAATGTAACGTGCCGAGTACTTCTTCGGGTTCTGGCCTTTCCCTTGTCGTACCGTATCAATGTACTTCCTCAAACCTTTTGGCCAGTCGAAGTACCTCGCATCATTCACCGAGTAGATTTGTCCTGAGAGCAATGGTCGAGGCAAGTTCTTTTAGATGCATGATTAAGGATGTTGCAATTAGGCATGTGCATTTATCTAGAACCGAATGACTGAACCGAAATAGCAGAAACCAAGTCTGAAAACAAACCTGAATACATacccaaatttttaaaatacagatTATATATACCTAACAATATcaattatatttagtttctaaataatcaaatatgctaaaaatactatttataaactgAATACCTGAAAACCCGAATTACCCAAATACCTTTTAGCCGAACAACCCCATATTTAACTTGAAAACCCCGAATTATCCGACATTTTTACACATATTATCCGAAACTACCCGGAGCCGAATTGGATCCGAAGTTTTTTGGATAGTAATTGGTTCTCAATTTTGCTACCGAACctaaccgaaaaccaaaataaccgaATCAAACTGAACCAAATTTTGTCAATAACCAAACATAAGAACCGAGAAAACCGAAATAACCGAAacgaaaccgaaccaaaaatcaACTATCATGCCTAGTTGCAATGGATCAGTCTCAAAACAGTTTTTACCTCGAGGAGGGATCTTAATGTTTTGATGTGTAAGAACGAACTCGCCCGTGGAATGATCAAGCGTGAAGGCATGTGTTCCAGAGCCAAGAGTAACGCAGAGTATCGTGGCTGAAGAGTACAGCACGTAACCGGAAGCTACAAGCCTGTTTCCTCTCTGCAGAGAGTTGAGCTCAGCTTTCTCTTCAACAGGTAAATGATCAAGCTCAACGAGTCGATTGTAAATCCCAAATATAGTTCCAGTGGGTATCGAAGCATCGATGTTACGTGAACCATCTAAAGGATCTACAACCACAACGTAAGGACCATCATCTTTTATCCAAGTGGGAGTATCGTCTTCTTCTGAAGCCATTACTGCTACTTTCCCTGAGTTTCTGAGAGATGACAAGATGATATCGTTCTGACAAAAACAGAACATCAACTGTAAGACTGAATCTTTATATGAATcatgacaacaacaacaacaaagaggGTGAAGAAAAACACATACCGAGACAATATCAAGCGGCTTAGGCGCGTCTCGGTCAGAGCCAGTAGAGGAGTTGACAGAGAGCTTTCCAAGTGAAGAGTTGAAAGGAGAAGCGACAAGAGAAGCGATTCTTTTACAGGCATGTTGCAAGTGGTAAAGCAACACCACAAGATCATCTCCTACATTTGCACCTCCTCCTCCATAACCTATCATCTAAAAAAATTCACTAACAACCTCGGAAACACAATACTGAAATCTCAATCAAAGCTGTATACAcagaagaaacttcaaaattcATCTTTAGATTTTTGCCTCACTGAGAGAGTTTTGCATACCTATCTTACTCAATTAAGCACGTTTTAAATGCATCGAATTGACAGGATTATATGTTCGTTAAGACACAGCAGTTTAATATTTACCTGCAAAGTCTACGAGAGTACAGTATCCATCACCATCACCACTGATCGAAGTCTGACGGGCGGCGAGGGGCTTAAACGAAGCAGACTCACCGCGAGACACCATGCCGCGACGGTTATATCCGGCGGTTGGAGGAGAGAGAACAGAAGATACGGTTTGTCTTAGCGGGTAAAGATCGAGACTTGGCGGGGAAACTGAAGTTGGGTACAGAGTTGTAGGGAGAGATTGCATTATTTTTTCTGAGTTCAGAGCATTCGCAGAACTCTCGAGTCTCTCATCTGGATACGCTTCACGCGATGACGTATTCCATAACCACAGCATCGCATTCCGGTTAATTCTGGAATTGGGTTCCGGTTTTGTTCTTAACCGGTTCGGTTACAAGAGTAAAGGAAAGGCCTTTTGGCATCATCAACTTTATTCATAAAAACAGAGAAACCAAACAGAATCTATTATTGTTACAAAGTTAACTTCATTTTAAGATTCACAGATTTAAgtaactttttctttcttttttttgcttatgAAGAATTCTTGTGGAGCATTGGGTCAGAGACAACTTGAGGCTTGAACTCTGGCTTTATGTACTTATCCAAAAGATCCGCATAGACTTCGTATCTTGCAGTCATTCTAAATCCCCACTTGTCTTTGTACTGCCTGCAGAGATTGAGATCCATGTCCGAGATCATTAACCCGTCTCTGCAACGCGACAAAGACGGCGTGCAAGAAGCATCCGGTGCAGAGAAATAGCTTGATCCATAGAAATGACCAAAGTCATTGTGCTGCGGTTTCCCATCCCCTGAGGTGAAAGCATTTGGGAACACCTCGGTTCCAACTCTGTTAATGGACCCCACAAAGTAACTGTTTGCTATCGCAGCGTTTCTTGCCTGGACAGATTGAAATCATCAGACCATGTTTTGTCATAATAGATAGAAAGCTTTCTAAGAGTATTAGAAGTAAAAACCTCAATAGGCCACATTGGTTCACTGAGTTCACCAACAGTTGCTGAAGGGTTGAAGACAATCTCAGCACCGTTTAGACCAAAAGCTAACCAGTTTAGAGGATGGTGTCTTccgtaacatatattgacagcAATTTTCCCAAACACCGTCTCAAACACAGGATGGCCAGTGTCTCCTTCCATGTAATACGTGCTCTCGTTGAAATCTCCTACCCTCGGTATGTGGTTCTGTAATAGAAGTTAGCTCAGAAACGAAAAAGACAAAGCAAGAAAGAGACATTGTAGTGCAAAAGTTTTACCTTCCGATGCTTGCCAATGATCTTACCGTTATTCCCTATAATCACAGCGGTGTTCCAAAGCACTTCACCGTGATCCATATCTCTTTCGAGAATAGGACTAACAATCACCATGTTATACTTTTTGGCTAGCTCTTGAAGAAACTTTGTTGACTCCCCATCGATAGGTTCTGCAAACTCACACCATTTCTTCTCCCTTGTACAGAACGCAAACGGCATAGTCCAAGCTTCCTATCCCATTGAACCACTTCAAAGTTAACAATACggttaaattttgtaaaagaaaGCAAATGGAGGCAAACCTGTAAGCAGAGTATGTTAACACCAGCAACACCTGCAGCGTGGATGATCGGCTTCAGCTTCTCGAAGATTCCTCTTTTTTGGTCGGAGAAGGGAGCAGTGGTTGGAAGAGCAATGGAGTTTTGGACGAGACCAACTCTGACTACTCGAGGCTTTCTCATCTGCTCTTCATCAGCTGAAAAGCTAACCGCctagaaaaataatttgtacAAGGATCAAATCAGACTAGTTTCACTCACAACATGATTAGATCCAATAGTAAGTATCAAACCTGGAGATCAAAATCATGTTTTGAAGAGAGGGCTTTTGCAGAATCTGGCAGAACAATCTGTTCAAGCGATCTGCCACAGTTACTTCCAAGTAGCAATCGGCTCACCTCCTGCATAATCAAAGGATCCATTTTTTTCATAACTAGTAGACACACTACAAATCCAACAAACACTCGAGTTGCTAGCTAATCAAGAACCGCGAATTTAGCAAACGTGAAACCAAGAATCCAAAACAGTAATTAGTTTCACCTGATAGAGCTCAGGCTTCAGATTCGAGGATAAGAGTTGATGCAGCGAATCATATCCACGGATGGATCCGTCGGCAGTTGTTTCTCCGTTTGCAGAGATGCTCTTATCCATTTTCTACAGGAGTTTTCTGAGATGGTCTTTCTGTCGATCACGAAACTAATATGGCAGATGACTCTGATGTCAATAATGATCGGTTTAggctatttatttatttacatttatttattaattagtttattgGGAAGGGAATAATCAGCCTAATCATTCCATGGCAAGAGAAGTAATTAAAAGAAGGAATCTCTGCTCAACTAAAACATCTTTCTTAGAAAGATAATCCTCACTTTTTGATTCACGGTGGTGTAAATTGAGTTCATATGTCTGCTTAACGCCGCGGTCTGAACCATGTGGTAGCCAATAGGAAAGCAGATAGAAACAGTGTGAGATTAATGGGCCGTGATGCCGATGAGGCCCAATGGCTAATTCATTTAGAGCCGACCATTTGAACACCGATTTTCATTAGTTAATGAGATTAATTAGTGATGCGGTACGTTGACATGTCCAAACCGTTTTATTTTACGGAAAAAATCGTTTTCGGTTTGAACCTATCTCATAGAATACCCAACTAAACCGGGGAATCACGGTTTGATGTTGTCACAAATTCAGATCAACGCTTCCAATCGAGGAGAAACTTATttacggagagagagagaggagatatGGTAGGCGGCGGAGATGACGGACGCGGCGGAGCTGCTGGTAGTCGTGGTGGTAACAAAGCGGAGGCGGATCGGTTGCTCGTAACATCGGAGAAGCTTCTATCGTCTAGTGACTTCCAAGGAGCCAAGGCATCAGCGATCCGCGCATGCAAATCCGACCCGACCCTAGCGGAAGCGGCGGACTCCATCCTCACAATCTGCGACGTTCTCATAGCCAGCGAGATTCGTTTAGGCAACTCAAAATTACCTGACTGGTACGCCGCGCTGCGACTCGGTCGGTTAGCTCAGAACCCCGAACACGTCGCGACTCAGTCCGTAGGCTCGCTCTTGCTCCCAATCCGTCTTATCGCTTTCGTTAGCCGANNNNNNNNNNNNNNNNNNNNNNNNNNNNNNNNNNNNNNNNNNNNNNNNNNNNNNNNNNNNNNNNNNNNNNNNNNNNNNNNNNNNNNNNNNNNNNNNNNNNACCATTGTGAACAAAGAATCAGCTAGACGCAACAAAAAAGCTCGatccttctttcttcttttcggttggtctctctctctctctctctctctgcaatTCAATCAAGGTTTTCCTCAAAGTTATGGTGTGTCAGTCCCCTGGTAAGACAAGATTTCGAGCATTGAAATACGAGACAGGAGACGCTAACAGACCAGCTATTGTAGTGAGAGTTATTGCATGCTTCCAACCCATGGATAATTGCCAGGTCTAATGCTCTCTCTCTCATTCATCACACTTTTAAAGctataattgttttttactCTTACTAACAATTATGATTGTTGTGGTTCTTTCAGGCTGAATACTTCAGACTTCTACTCAAACCAGTCACGTAGTTGGTTTTGTCATTTTCCGCTGTGTTGTTTTTCGTTCGTTTtgcctcttctttctttctttctttctttccctcACTACTTATTCAAAAGGGTAACCAGAAGTATTGCATTCACCTGATTGAGCTACTTAACAATCGGTATGTCAACTAAACTTTTTTTCTCATTAGTGCTCTTATGTAATTGTTCAGTTTATCTTTCTTGAACTGATTGTTGCCTTTGTCTTCGGTCCTGCAGTGTTTGTACTCTTTAAAGTTACCTAACTGCAGCAAGAGCATGCCTCTTGATACCAGGCAACGTGATTTGCCTCCTCAACCTTGCTTTGAGGATATAGCTGCTCCGTCTCTCCCTGAGCTTGGGAAACTATATGCAGCTGAGCTTCGTGCTCCCTATTTGCAGCCGCCGCCGCCACTCCAGTCTCTTCTGTGGAGTCATGATAAACGGTTCTCTCTGTCTGACATGAGGTCTTGGtgtgctgctgctgctgctactACTCCACATGGAGCATTAGAGTCTTCTCAGAAAGGACTTATGATATTCGATCAGTCAGGAAACCAGACTCGTCTACTACGATGTTCATTTCCCCTACGGTTTCCATCTCTTGCGGCTGCAGAGCCAGTGAAACTCAATCTCTCTGAGTTACAGCACGGTCTGGAGAAAGGTTTCAGGGAAGATCATGTTACTTTGAAGGAGTTTGACGAGAAGAACTGTGTAAATGGAAAAGAGTCGGAGATGCATGAAGACACTGAGGAGATCAATGCATTGCTCTATTCAGATGATGATTATAACGATGATTGCgagagtgatgatgatgatgaagtaaTGAGCACTGGTCACTCTCCTTATCAAGTTTGCAACAAAAGGGCATTGGAAGATATAGATAGTCCTTGTAAAAGGCAGAAACTACTGGATAAGGTAGAAAACATCAGtgtctcatcatcatcatcacttgtGGGCAGTAAAAGCTCAACAAAGCTCCCTGAATCAAACATCTCGACCAAAGAAGACACTGGTTCTGGTCTGAGCAACGAGCAGTCGAGAAAAGACGAGATCCGCACAGCTCTGAAAATACTCGAGAGCATAGTTCCTGGTGCAAAAGGAAACGAAGCTCTCTTACTTCTAGACGAAGCTATTGATTACCTAAAGCTGCTGAAACGTGACTTAATCTCCACAGAGATTAAGAACCATTGCTAGACCCTAAAACCTCTCCACCACTCACCACATTTTTATCtgtaaaaaaagaagacaagatGGGGAACAAGAAATCTACAGACAAATCAGGCTTGAAGATTCTCACGTGTGGAGTGGGTTTAGGGTACGTATCCTCTGCACCAGCTTTTTCAGCTGTATCTAGTGGACTACTTTAGGTTATATATATGCTTCTGCAATTTTCAAAAAAgttgaaagaagaaaaagaagggcCAAAGTCATCATGGACACTGATCGACAATGATTATCTTTTGTGGCTTAGTGTGGATGGTGAAATCAAAAGTTGCAATATTCAAAGTCTCATCTCAAACTCGCGTGGTCTATAAATCTCCCGgtaataatgataaaaagatCTCTGACCCACACTCTCTTTTGTCTATGTGATGACTTAAAGTGGGTCCAttggttttgttgaattgatctCATGTTCATGTAATAAATTTTAGTGTCTGTAATAATTCAAACCCTTCCTTTGTctttttgcttctccacttgcTACTCGGTTTTGTCTTTGAGTCTCTGTTCATTGTTCATGTTCTCTCAGTGTCTATGTATTGTATCAAAGATGATTGTATTTTGTCGTTTCGGTTTTGTAATATACCCATGATATAAAACTTGGTCTTTTGTTTGAGTAAACATAAGGGACATAAATATGCCTGG
The window above is part of the Brassica napus cultivar Da-Ae chromosome C3, Da-Ae, whole genome shotgun sequence genome. Proteins encoded here:
- the LOC106426648 gene encoding beta-ureidopropionase-like; protein product: MDKSISANGETTADGSIRGYDSLHQLLSSNLKPELYQEVSRLLLGSNCGRSLEQIVLPDSAKALSSKHDFDLQAVSFSADEEQMRKPRVVRVGLVQNSIALPTTAPFSDQKRGIFEKLKPIIHAAGVAGVNILCLQEAWTMPFAFCTREKKWCEFAEPIDGESTKFLQELAKKYNMVIVSPILERDMDHGEVLWNTAVIIGNNGKIIGKHRKNHIPRVGDFNESTYYMEGDTGHPVFETVFGKIAVNICYGRHHPLNWLAFGLNGAEIVFNPSATVGELSEPMWPIEARNAAIANSYFVGSINRVGTEVFPNAFTSGDGKPQHNDFGHFYGSSYFSAPDASCTPSLSRCRDGLMISDMDLNLCRQYKDKWGFRMTARYEVYADLLDKYIKPEFKPQVVSDPMLHKNSS
- the LOC106426647 gene encoding fructose-1,6-bisphosphatase, cytosolic — protein: MLWLWNTSSREAYPDERLESSANALNSEKIMQSLPTTLYPTSVSPPSLDLYPLRQTVSSVLSPPTAGYNRRGMVSRGESASFKPLAARQTSISGDGDGYCTLVDFAGYGGGGANVGDDLVVLLYHLQHACKRIASLVASPFNSSLGKLSVNSSTGSDRDAPKPLDIVSNDIILSSLRNSGKVAVMASEEDDTPTWIKDDGPYVVVVDPLDGSRNIDASIPTGTIFGIYNRLVELDHLPVEEKAELNSLQRGNRLVASGYVLYSSATILCVTLGSGTHAFTLDHSTGEFVLTHQNIKIPPRGQIYSVNDARYFDWPKGLRKYIDTVRQGKGQNPKKYSARYICSLVADLHRTLLYGGVAMNPRDHLRLVYEGNPLAYLVEQAGGKASDGKREILSIQPVKLHQRLPLFLGSVEDVTELESYGDVQQTVNPGYEV
- the LOC106426650 gene encoding transcription factor SAC51 isoform X2, translated to MPLDTRQRDLPPQPCFEDIAAPSLPELGKLYAAELRAPYLQPPPPLQSLLWSHDKRFSLSDMRSWCAAAAATTPHGALESSQKGLMIFDQSGNQTRLLRCSFPLRFPSLAAAEPVKLNLSELQHGLEKGFREDHVTLKEFDEKNCVNGKESEMHEDTEEINALLYSDDDYNDDCESDDDDEVMSTGHSPYQVCNKRALEDIDSPCKRQKLLDKVENISVSSSSSLVGSKSSTKLPESNISTKEDTGSGLSNEQSRKDEIRTALKILESIVPGAKGNEALLLLDEAIDYLKLLKRDLISTEIKNHC